In one Solanum dulcamara chromosome 1, daSolDulc1.2, whole genome shotgun sequence genomic region, the following are encoded:
- the LOC129882018 gene encoding uncharacterized protein LOC129882018 isoform X1 has product MPKKSKGETVEVAAADVVEKEKQISSSKSKKPGSEIDDIFAGKKRKKPELQEKSSGDAVSEPKKLKKNKVKGSRIPKDNVLSEQPRRSRKKTADGFTLYTEEELGIGRSNAGEAPLMEHLKLIVKL; this is encoded by the exons ATGCCAAAAAAGAGTAAAGGAGAAACAGTGGAAGTAGCAGCAGCTGATGTTGTAGAAAAGGAGAAACAAATTTCTTCGTCTAAATCCAAAAAGCCCGGCAGTGAAATCGACGATATTTTTGCtggaaaaaagaggaagaaaccGGAATTACAAGAAAAATCAAGCGGAGATGCCGTTTCAGAGCCGAAAAAGCTGAAGAAAAACAAGGTAAAAGGTAGTAGGATTCCGAAAGATAATGTGTTATCTGAGCAACCACGTCGGTCGAGGAAGAAAACGGCAGATGGGTTTACTTTATACACGGAAGAGGAGTTGGGTATTGGGAGGTCTAATGCTGGAG AAGCACCATTGATGGAACACCTGAAATTGATTGTCAAACTTTGA
- the LOC129882018 gene encoding uncharacterized protein LOC129882018 isoform X2, with amino-acid sequence MPKKSKGETVEVAAADVVEKEKQISSSKSKKPGSEIDDIFAGKKRKKPELQEKSSGDAVSEPKKLKKNKVKGSRIPKDNVLSEQPRRSRKKTADGFTLYTEEELGIGRSNAGGISEDVTPVV; translated from the exons ATGCCAAAAAAGAGTAAAGGAGAAACAGTGGAAGTAGCAGCAGCTGATGTTGTAGAAAAGGAGAAACAAATTTCTTCGTCTAAATCCAAAAAGCCCGGCAGTGAAATCGACGATATTTTTGCtggaaaaaagaggaagaaaccGGAATTACAAGAAAAATCAAGCGGAGATGCCGTTTCAGAGCCGAAAAAGCTGAAGAAAAACAAGGTAAAAGGTAGTAGGATTCCGAAAGATAATGTGTTATCTGAGCAACCACGTCGGTCGAGGAAGAAAACGGCAGATGGGTTTACTTTATACACGGAAGAGGAGTTGGGTATTGGGAGGTCTAATGCTGGAG GAATATCCGAAGATGTCACGCCCGTCGTATAA
- the LOC129882032 gene encoding uncharacterized protein LOC129882032 codes for MAEEAQYGAPEAGNNKRKYDDQTTPSPGPRRPTGFSAPIASLSPPDAAAPPSSYNNVPPPMDDFQLAKQKAQEIAARLLNSAEAKKPRVDNNGAGGGAGGFDSYEHKPIVTPSVTSSYGYPGQSKKIEIPNGRVGVIIGKGGETIKYLQLQSGAKIQVTRDMDADPNSPNRAVELMGTPDQIAKAEQLITEVLSEADSGGSGLVSRRLPGHQSGGEQFSLKVPNNKVGLVIGKGGETIKNMQARTGARIQVIPLHLPPGDTSQERTVQIDGSSEQIEAAKQLVYEVISENRARNQGMSGGYQQQGYQARPPTSWAPPGAPMQQPGYGYGQPGAYQSQPSYPGYPPQPASAGYASGWDQNTAQNQQSQAGGYDYYNQQVPQQQQQTAGGPAASTDNSAYGYNQQSASGYSQGQAYAQDGYGGYHAPAPQSGGYQGSGYEQQQGYSSTAGYVNASNPTSDGQNSSYGTQSDGSQAPPPASATGQQGYHSGQQPSPNPSYPSQGSAQAGYGVPPTSQGGYGTQPAGGYAASYGAPQAQKPPSQPAYGQPQQSPSAQAGYAQPAPAQPGYPQPAAQSGYAQADPNTQRPPSSAYGAPLAQPGYGAQPYGAPPSYGQQPPPYNSAYGGYSQPPAYASEAAPTSQSVPPSGGVAKASPQG; via the exons ATGGCGGAAGAAGCACAGTACGGAGCACCAGAAGCCGGTAACAACAAGAGGAAGTACGATGATCAAACGACGCCGTCTCCAGGTCCACGTAGACCTACTGGATTTTCTGCTCCGATCGCTTCGTTATCTCCTCCTGATGCTGCTGCTCCTCCTTCTTCTTACAACAACGTTCCGCCGCCTATGGATGATTTTCAGTTGGCTAAGCAGAAGGCTCAGGAGATCGCTGCTAGGTTGTTGAATAGTGCTGAAGCTAAGAAACCTAGAGTTGATAACAACGGCGCTGGTGGCGGAGCTGGTGGATTTGATTCGTATGAAC ACAAGCCCATTGTTACTCCTTCAGTGACAAGTTCATATGGTTATCCGGGGCAAAGCAAGAAGATTGAAATACCAAACGGCAGAGTTGGTGTGATTATAGGAAAAGGTGGGGAGACCATCAAGTATCTTCAACTCCAGTCTGGAGCCAAGATTCAGGTTACTAGAGACATGGATGCTGATCCTAATTCTCCAAATAGAGCAGTTGAACTCATGGGTACTCCTGACCAAATAGCTAAGGCTGAACAGTTGATTACTGAGGTTCTTTCTGAG GCTGATTCTGGTGGTTCTGGTCTAGTTTCCCGAAGATTACCTGGACACCAATCTGGAGGAGAACAATTTTCCTTGAAAGTCCCTAACAACAAG GTTGGTCTTGTTATCGGTAAAGGAGGCGAAACTATTAAAAATATGCAGGCAAGAACTGGAGCACGTATTCAG GTGATTCCTTTGCACTTGCCTCCAGGTGATACATCACAAGAAAGAACAGTTCAAATTGATGGGTCAAGTGAACAGATTGAGGCTGCAAAGCAGCTGGTGTATGAAGTGATTAGTGAG AATCGTGCTAGGAATCAAGGAATGTCCGGAGGATATCAACAACAAGGTTATCAGGCCCGACCTCCTACAAGCTGGGCCCCTCCTGGTGCCCCAATGCAACAACCTGGTTATGGATATGGTCAGCCTGGTGCATACCAATCTCAACCATCTTACCCTGGCTACCCTCCTCAACCTGCCTCTGCTGGATATGCCTCTGGCTGGGATCAGAATACTGCTCAAAATCAGCAATCTCAGGCAGGTGGGTATGATTACTACAACCAACAGGTCCCACAACAACAGCAGCAAACTGCTGGAGGTCCAGCTGCTTCAACTGATAACAGTGCCTATGGTTACAACCAGCAATCTGCCTCGGGTTACAGCCAAGGACAAGCTTATGCCCAGGATGGCTATGGTGGATATCATGCACCTGCCCCTCAATCTGGTGGTTATCAGGGTTCTGGTTATGAGCAGCAACAAGGTTATAGCTCTACTGCTGGCTATGTGAATGCCTCAAACCCAACATCAGACGGCCAGAACTCATCATATGGTACACAAAGTGATGGCAGTCAAGCACCCCCACCAGCATCAGCCACGGGTCAACAAGGATATCATTCTGGCCAGCAGCCCAGTCCTAATCCTAGTTACCCATCTCAAGGCTCTGCTCAGGCAGGATATGGGGTGCCCCCAACTTCTCAAGGTGGGTATGGTACACAGCCAGCTGGAGGGTATGCTGCTAGTTATGGGGCCCCTCAGGCTCAAAAGCCTCCTAGCCAGCCAGCTTATGGTCAACCACAGCAGTCTCCGAGTGCACAAGCTGGTTATGCCCAGCCTGCCCCAGCCCAACCTGGGTATCCTCAACCAGCTGCTCAATCAGGTTATGCCCAGGCCGATCCCAACACTCAGCGACCTCCCTCTTCTGCCTATGGTGCTCCACTAGCTCAACCAGGTTATGGTGCCCAACCTTATGGTGCTCCACCTAGTTATGGCCAGCAGCCACCGCCTTACAACAGTGCCTATGGTGGTTACTCCCAGCCTCCAGCATATGCTTCTGAAGCAGCTCCAACCTCGCAGTCTGTTCCACCTAGTGGTGGGGTTGCAAAAGCATCACCTCAGGGTTAA